A region from the Deltaproteobacteria bacterium genome encodes:
- a CDS encoding MarC family protein has product MEALAIKSFLTLLVVMDPIALVPMYLGVSGSLGPDDHRQVARRSTMAAGIVLWSFTLIGGKLLATLGISLSAFRIAGGLLLFKIAVDMVFAQRERETEEEQAEAMAKEDISIFPLAIPLMAGPGAMASVMILAGEGALLHPLGSGIVLACTTIVLVLCWAALRLAERIAKVLGTTGINVVTRILGVLLAALAVQYVADGTLAFLA; this is encoded by the coding sequence ATGGAAGCGTTAGCGATTAAGAGCTTTTTGACATTGTTGGTTGTAATGGATCCGATTGCATTGGTTCCGATGTATTTGGGAGTGAGTGGTTCCTTAGGCCCTGATGACCATCGCCAGGTTGCGCGCCGCTCAACCATGGCTGCGGGAATCGTATTGTGGTCGTTTACTTTAATCGGTGGAAAACTTCTGGCGACTTTGGGAATCTCATTAAGTGCTTTCAGAATCGCCGGTGGGTTACTCTTGTTTAAGATAGCCGTTGATATGGTTTTTGCTCAGCGTGAGCGAGAAACTGAAGAAGAGCAGGCCGAAGCGATGGCTAAGGAAGACATCAGTATCTTTCCTTTAGCAATTCCGCTCATGGCAGGTCCGGGTGCGATGGCAAGTGTTATGATTTTGGCCGGTGAGGGTGCGTTGTTGCATCCCTTGGGGTCAGGCATTGTACTGGCCTGCACGACCATTGTTTTAGTGTTGTGTTGGGCCGCTCTGAGGCTGGCCGAGAGAATTGCTAAAGTTCTTGGTACCACTGGCATCAACGTGGTGACCCGAATCCTAGGCGTATTGCTAGCAGCCTTGGCT